In Merismopedia glauca CCAP 1448/3, the genomic stretch AATAGCAGCAAAAAAACCAGCCGCACCCCCACCAATAATCACGACTCTGATTGACACCTAATAATCACCCAATCTAGCAAAATCTTTCTGTAGAGACGTAGCCCTGAGCAAAGTCGAAGGGCTACATCTTCATTCTGGCTCAAAATCATCTTTACTAGCGCCACAAACCGGACAAACCCAATCTTCTGGAATATCGACAAATGGTGTTCCTGGTGCTATTCCACTATCAGGATCGCCTTCTTGTGGATCGTAAATATGTCCGCAAACCGTGCATATATACTTTGCCATAAATTTTCCCTCTCTTCTCGATCGCCTAAGATATACCTAAAATTTACTCACAAAACATTTAGGAAAACCCTAAATTTAATAACGCTTAACTCTGGCAAAATTGTACAAAATTGCGGTTAAAATCGTGAACAATAACAGCAACCAGATCGCACCACCTGGAATAAATGTGAGGATACTAATTCCTCTGAGTACATAAACTACAACGGTGATGATTATTAAACAGACAAGTAAAAAACCAAATGTTTGAGTCATAAATAAGCTGCCTGTGCAATTAATTTAATCGTTGAGAGTGACGCAAAGAGGGGGAGAAGGCTCATCACTCCAGAAAGCTAACTAGATCGTATACAATTTATGCCTGTGTAGGGGCGCAATGCTTTGCGCCCCTACGAATGACTTCTACTATAGACTGGTTGGTAGGTGAATCTTGCTAAGTAATCGAGTTGAGCAATTGGTATAATTTCTGACTGAACAAATATCCTCAGTGTAATTAACTAGTAATATCAGTAGATTTGCTGATGAAAAGCTCTGGCTCATCATCCCAATATGTAAGTTAACCAGGTACAAAAGTGATGGAATTAACATGAGTGCGATCGCCCAACCACCTATAAATCATCAACAGCGATTAGCATTGCTAGCTGGGGAGATTTTCTTAGAAACTCAGGCTCATACAGACTGGGGTGGGGCACTGACAGCTAAAATGTTTTTACCTGTAGAGCGATCGCTCGTTTGGCAACGTTTAGTTGATTTTCCGCAGTGGGTTCAGTATTTCCCAGATCTTGTCTATTCCCAAATTATTACTAATACTGCTAAATCTGGCTATACCTATAGACGGCTTTACCAAGTCGCTAAAAAAAGCTTTTTGTTCTTGGCTGTAGAAGTCGAGATTTACTTACAGGTGCGGGAAATTCTGGGAGAAGAATTAGCTTTCTCATTAGAAAAAGGCAGTTTTAAAGACTTTAACGCCAATCTCAAGGTTAAAGACTGGGAAAAAGGAACTTTGCTCACCTACTCAGTTGCAGCTACTCCTACTATTCCTGTTCCTTCTATCCTAATTCAGCAAGCCATGCAGCTAGATTTACCCCAAAACCTCAGAAATATGCGTCGGGTAATTTCTCAAGTAAACTCTAGATAAACCGAGTTAGTTGCACCCGATAGCGTTCTTTTTTAGTTACCATTATTTCTCCGACTTCCAGCCGTCCCTTTCCCCGAATGGCGATTAAATCTCCAGATTTCAGGGTGTAACTCGCTTGAGAGATGTCTTTCCAGTTAACTCGCACGTCTCCAGAGTCGATCAGGTCTACCATTTTACTGCGAGAAGTACCAAAACCAGCCGAAGCAACAGCATCTAACCTCAAAGAGGCTTCTACGGTGGTTAATTCTTTTTTCCGAGGTTCTCTAACTTTTAATTCAGTTAGAGTAATTAAAGTGGCATTGACGGGGACAGAACGCACCTGCTTGAGAAAAGTTTGCAAAAACTCTACCATTTCCGGTACAACGATGACTTGAGCGCCACTTTCCCCCAAAACGATAATATCTCCAGTTTTTTCCCGCACGATTCCACAGCCCAGCATCGCCCCTAAAAAATCTCGATGGCTAGCAGGATCGAAGAGGAAATTTCCCGCCACTTCTAAAGCCGCTAGAGGCACTTGGGAACTATCTAATGGTAACTCAGCACGGGCTATAGCAACTCTTTGTCTTTCTGCTTGCGGATAACCGCCAAAAGCCACCAGTTGTACTTCTCCCAGCCTTTTAAATTGTCTCTCAACTTCTGCTAATTCTGGAGGCGATAAGAAGTCACTAACTTCTATTTCCCAGGTTTTAAAAGCAATTTCAGCCAAATCTATAATTCGGGCGATAGTTTCCCGATTTTCTACTCCTTTTAACAGTTCTTCTCTAGGTAACATTAATTACTTTACCGATTGTCCAATCTTTTGGGATCGCATACAGTGGAAATAAGCAACTCCTCGATCGTCAGAGGAAACCTCAATGTTCTCATAACTTCTGACTTCTGACTTCTGACTTCCTAGCCTATCCCAATTCTGTATAACCTTGCAGGTTTTCTGGCTCAAACTGACGTAGAATTCTGGTAGCGAGATCGGTTAGGCTTTGGGAACCTTCTACTACGATCAGATATTTACCCGCATTGAGGCGATTCCGATAGGGTAAAGCATCTCCACTACCAAAAATTAAACCAGTACCACCACCAACGACGTAACTGCCTAAAGCACCAGAAGCTGCTCCTAAGAAACCTCCGATGATATGATTGCCGATTTCCCCAGCCCAAGCAAAGGTGTTTAACCCTGTAATTAGACTAAATGTAGCCCCAGCAAAGAATCCAAAGGGTACTAACCAATAAGACATCAGTCTAGCTTGTTTGCGCGCGGATGCACTGGGATCTATAAAACCAAATTCGTCAGCACTTTTATATCCTCTACCCAAGATAGAAATCTGATTCATCGGCAAACCTTGAGCTTCTAAGGCTGAATAGGCAGTTTCCGCCTGAATTCGGTCTGAAACTACAGCAATAAGGTAATTCATAGCAGAAAAAAGTAAAATATATTATGGTAGAGTATGCCACAGCGATCGCTTAGAGCGCTAGCAGTTATAGCTCAATAATATACAATTTAGCAGCTTATTATCTGAAAGCTGAAAGCTTGATAAAGGGCGAACGATGGGACTTGAACCCACGAATGGTGGTACCACAAACCACTGCCTTAACCACTTGGCTACGCTCGCCATCATGAACTCACCTTAAATATAGTAGCACTAAAATTATAAATTGGTCTAGTAGGTTGCAGAAAATCTGGGTAAAAAAATGGTTATGAAAGGACTGGTAGCTATAGCTTTAGTCGGGTTAGGCTTGGTGATGGTGGTGACAAACCCAAGTAGCGATCGCTATGCTGATTATGCTGTCACTCAAATTCAAGACTCCCAAAACAGTATCTGTCCTAGCAATATCTCAATTTTCGGGACATCACTCCAAAATGAATGTAAATCTTTCATTAACAACAATTCTAACCAAATTAAGCAAGTTATTTTACAGACGAGCGATCGCCAAAATATACTCTTATTTAGTATTTATAAAACTGATTTATCTGTTAGTAAACTAATTCCCAATATTCCCAGCAATGTAGCACCTGGATATGAATTTGAAACTATCGGTGCGTTTGGTCATTTTTTAACCTATCAAGCGGAAGCTAAGTAATAAGGAAGAAGGAAGAAGGAAGAAGGAAAAAATCGTCATGCTGGTTTCATCAATTGCGATCCTGATCCCTTAACTTCCGCAGGAAGTCTAATATATAGTCCAGAAGTCAGAAGTGGGTACAATATAACTGTTTCCCAATCTATTTATTAAAAAATATTGTGAGTTACTGCGTTAACTATAATTGTGTATCTCCGCAACATCCAGGAAATGGCTTATTTTGTAAGAACTGCGGCTCTAAATTGTTATTAAAAGAACGCTATCGTCCTTTGAAAATATTAGGTGAAGGAGGTTTTGGTAGGACTTTTGTGGCAATTGATGAGCAGAAACCTTCCCAACCTGAATGTGTTGTCAAACAACTATTAATGACCGAAAAAAATCCGGCTTTATTAAACAAAATTATCGAACTTTTCCACCGAGAATCTGAAAGATTAGATGAGTTAGGTAAACATCCACAAATACCAGATCTTTTAGCTCACTTCAGTGAAGACAGGCAATTATATTTAGTCCAAGAGTTAATTATTGGCTCTACTTTAGAGGATGAACTTAAAAAAGAAGGTTGTTTCAGAGAAGAGCAAATTAGAGATCTTTTACTTAAACTATTAACTATTCTCGATTTTATCCATAAAAATCAAGTCGTTCACCGAGATATTAAACCTGCTAATATTATGCGTCGAAACGCAGATAGAGAACTATTCTTGATAGATTTTGGATTAGCTAAAATCATCCCACCCACAGCACTGATGAAGACTGGAACTATTGTAGGAACTCCAGAATATGTAGCCCCAGAACAATTACAAGGCAAAGCTATTCCTAGTAGCGATCTATATAGTTTGGGCATAACTTGCATTTATTTAATGACAGGAATTTCGCCATTTCAGTTATTTGATATTAACGAGCATAGTTGGGTATGGCAACACTATTTACCACCTCAGACAAAAGTCAGCGATCGCTTAACCAACATTTTAAATCGTCTCCTGCAACCAGCCGTTAAATATCGTTACGAATCGGCTGAAGCTGTTTTAGAAGCACTAAACCGCAATCCCAAAACTTCTAGTTCGACTCCTTTAAAACAGACAAATATTATTACCCCAGCTACCCCAAAAGCTAAGACTAAAAAAGGGATCAAACTTGAAGAAGTTGCCATAGACTTATTCAAAAAACACGTTCTCAACTTGTCAACTAATGAAATTGTTTCCAGTCAAGGGATAGACTACACTAAATTACAGAACTTACTCGCGCGTGGTAAATGGGAAAAAGCTGACGAAGAAACTCAATTAATTATGTGTGCAGCAGCCAACAAATCTTTAGGAAAATTTTTGCTAATTGGCGATCTTGAAAAACTCCCTCTAGAAGATTTAGAAATAATCGATCGCCTTTGGCTGAAATATAGCAAAAACAAATTTGGATTCACCATTCAAAGTGAAATTTACGCACAGGTAGACCAAGATTATCCAAGTTTTTGCGCCCAAGTAGGATGGCCCGTTCACAATCCTCACTTTCTGGATGCTTCATTACATTTTAACCTCCAAGCACCTACAGGGCATCTACCCTCTAGACGGTGGATTGGAGGATCTCAATGGTGGTGTCATGCTGAAGTAATGGCAGCTAGGCTGGTCGCTTCTTAAGATTTTCTTAATAATGTCAAAAGTCAGCCATAATAAAGGTAGTTCGAGTTAGTCAAAAAAAACAACTGTAAAACGGAAAAACCGGATACAGAATTTATGCAACTGCCGAGATATAAATTAGAGAGTCGAGCAATTTTGGGCAGAAAAATCTTATCAACCAATGTGTCATCAGCGTACTTATTAGTATCGCATGGGAGTCGCGATCGCAGACCACAAGCAGCTATAGGCGAAATTGCCCAAAAGTGGCAACAGCAGATGGAAACGCGATCGCACTCAACTAATATTACAGACTTTTCCAGAGTTGGATCGGCAACCTTAGAACTAAATGTTTTACCCCTGCATTTACAGATTAAAGAATTTGGAGAACAGGCGATCGCCGCAGGCTATGAAACTTTAGAAATATTGCCCCTATTTTTGCTTCCAGGGGTACACGTCATGGAAGATATTCCCTCTGAAGTAGCTCAAGCCCAAACTTTACTACCTTCGAGATTAAAAATCAAATTACACCCTTATATTGGCGCGCATCCTCAATGGAAACAAATTTTTGCCCAGCAAATCGCTACACTAGATACTCCCACCACAATTTTGTTCTCTCATGGTAGTCGTCGCTTGCAGGGAAATCAACCCGTAGAAGAATTAGCTAGTGAATTAGGGATAACTCCAGCTTACTGGTCAATATCTCCTACTTTAAACGAACAAGTCGCAAAACTCGCTAATACAGGATACAGCCAAATTGGAATTCAGCCTTACTTTTTGTTTCCTGGAGGAATTACAGATGCGATCGCTCAAACCGTCACTGACTTACAAGCTGAATATCCCAAAATCCACCTCCAATTAGGTCAAATTATAGACTCATCAGCCATATTAGAACTTTTATCTACCAACTAGCAGTAGCCCTACGCCAAGGTGAGAACACAATTTAAGGCTGAAACCATTGATTTAATTGTATTTTACTGCTGACTCCTGTACAGAAGTAGCACTTCGGCTTCTTTCAATGCTACGTCTCTACGAATAACTTCTTCCCTCTTCCTTCTTCCTTCTTGCTTTCTAAACATGACAACCTCCCTCAAACCCGCAACACAACCTCAAATTTCAGATTCAGCTACCTGTGTCGGTAAGGTATATTTATTGGGTGCAGGGCCTGGAGATCCAGGACTGATGACGATTAAGGGTAAAGGATTGCTAGAATGCGCTGATGTCGTAGTTTATGATGCCCTAGTCAGTCCGCAAATTTTGCTGATGATTAACCCTCAAGCTGAGAAAATTCATGCAGGGAAGCGCAAAGGAAGACATTCATTACTACAAGAAGAAACCACTCAACTACTAATTGAAAAAGCTCAAACTAATGCCATTGTAGTTCGCTTGAAAGGAGGAGATCCCTTTGTTTTTGGGCGTGGCGGCGAAGAAATGCTAGATTTAGTCAATGCTGGCGTACCAGTTGAAGTCATTCCTGGAATTACCGCAGGAATCGCTGCGCCCGCTTATGCTGGAATTCCTGTCACTCACAGAGGATACAGTTCATCAGTCACTTTTGTGACTGGACACGAAGCCGCCGGAAAATACCGCCCTCAAGTAGAATGGGAAGCTATAGCCCGTGGTTCAGAAACCATTGTCATCTATATGGGGGTACACAACCTACCTCATATCACTAGCGAACTTTTAGCAGCCGGAATGAGTGTAGATACACCTGTTGCCTTGATTCGTTGGGGGACTAGACCAGATCAAGAAGAATTAATTGGGACATTAGAGACGATTGTGGCGCAAGTAGAAGAAACTGGATTTAGCGCGCCAGCGATCGCGATTATTGGTCAGGTAGTTAACTTACACTCTCTTTTATCTGGTCAACTATAAAATATTAGCTATTACTTCTGACTCCCATGACCGACCCTTTCAGGTGTATGTTTTAAGGAAGTGTTCCCTGAGTCCAAAAGGGGTGACGAGATCCCCTTCTTTCTCCCCCTTGTCCCCTGAAACCCGAAATCTGAAAAACATACACTTGAGAGGATTACCGCTCCCCTAGTATAGAGTCTAGACTTTGTTGGTTCCGCACATCCATCGCCTCTACTAAGCCTTGAGACTTAGATTTACCGGATGTAGCGCGCGGTGGGGGTATAACAGTTACTTCAGAACGATTCACCATTGCTGTTTGGCGCTGCAAGGGACGTGGTGCGTAGCCATCAGAGGTCATGGGTAATCTTTCTGGTTTCCGCCGTCTAGAGCGAGTTTTGGGGGGGACTGGTGCAGTTTTCCTGGTGGGGATGGTATTGCTACTTTGAGCCATAACTGGAGAACTAACAGGTTGCGGCTGAGGTGGAATGCGTCTATTTCTGGCTTTAGCCCTAGTTTGAGTGGTTTTAAGTGGGGTAGCAGAGCCAAATTTCCGTTGGTAGCGCCTATAAACCAAAATCGAGCTACCAGTACAAATTAAGGCGATCGCCCCATACAGTCCTACCGGAAAGTCAAATTCAGGGTTTTTCACTTGACTAGCTGTGGTTTCCCCAGCAGTCGCCTCTACAGCCACTCGGCGATCGCCTGTAGGATGAACTAATATTTCTAGAGAAATGGCTGCTAGTAGGGCAAAAAATACCCAAGTTCCAGCTAATGCCAAGAATGGATGTTCGATCAAACGAAACCTACGCTTAGCTTTTGGCGACGAGGTTCCTGCACTTGGGTGATGAGATTTTTTCACTATCTTTAGTCCTCAACAGCGATCTGGCGATCTGCAAACAACGCTTTTCAGTGTCAATCAACTGGAGTTGATGCCAGTTTTACCAACTGAGTTGAAGACACCATAGGAGAATTTAGCAAAAAATTCAACTCGCTATGATTAAAATTAAACATATGAGTAAAGATTTAAAACTAGCGATCGCTGGTGTATTACTAATCCTGTTCTTCTTCTTTTTGAATCCTATCGTTTCAGTTGGGCCAGGAGAACGGGGCGTAGTCACGCATTTTGGGGCTGTGGATCTGAAACCATTTGCAGAAGGGCTACACGTCATTGTACCAATCCGCGATCGCGTGGTGTTGCTTGATGTCAAAGTTCAAAAACATGAAGTTCCAGCTAAAGGATCTACCAAAGACTTACAAGATCTCAAAGCCGTTTTTGCGGTTAACTTTGCACTGCAACCCGACTTAATTGCCCGTACTTACCAACAACAAGGAAATTTAGGCGAGATAGTGGAGCGGATCGTAGCTCCTCAAACCCAAGAATCTTTTAAAACCGCCGTAGCTCAATTTACTGCCGAAGAATCCATCATCAAACGCCCCCAACTCAAGCAGAACTTTGATGATATTTTGAGCGATCGCCTCGTCAAATATGGCATTGAAATCTACGATACTAGTATTGTCGATATCCTGTTTTCCACCGAGTTTGCTCAAGCCGTCGAACGCAAACAGGTAGCAGAACAAGAATCTCAACGAGCCGTCTACATTGCCGAAAAAGCACAACAAGAAGCTCAAGGTAGAATCAACCAAGCCAAAGGAGAAGCTGAAGCCCAGCGCTTATTACAGCAATCTCTCAATAAAGAAATTCTCCGCAAACAAGAACTTGATAACCAACGGATAGCGATTGAAAAATGGGACGGAAAGCTTCCCAATGTTAATTCTGGCGCAATTCCTTTTTTGAACCTGCAACCCGAAGAAAAGGAAGAAAAGTAGGTTGGGTTGAGCTTGCGAAACCCTGCCATCGTGTTTACTGGGGTAATATGGCTAATATCGGCGGTATAAAGATGTATTATGGCTGAAATTACTGCTGAGGAACTGCGAAGACGTTACGAGGCTGGGGAAAGAGACTTTAGAGGATTGGATTTGACTGAGATTGAATTGAGGGGCAAATTTACGAATGCTGACTTCACTGGTACTAATTTCCACTTCGCTCAACTCCGATATTGTATTTTTGAAGGATGCGATCTCAGTGGGGTAGATTTTCGTGGGATTCACATTGAAGATTGGCTCCAAATTAAGCAATGTATTTTTACTGGATTGGATTTGAGCCAAGCTGTTGGCGGAAGCCTTATTTTCAGTGAAGGAGACTTGCGAAATGTCAGATTGAGAAGAATTAATCTGTTTTACGGAAGTGCTGTTAACTGCAATTTGCGAGGAGTCGATCTTTCCGAATCCTCTTGGTTCAATCTGACGGGGTGACAGAAAGGCGATCGCAGATTTTATAACTGGAGTTTCCTACCCGTCAACTGAATATTTACCACCAATATTCAACTTCAGTTCCCATGTTTTTCTTGAAAAAATTGCTAAACTTAACCATCTGTAAGTTTCATCACATTTAAAGTAGGTTAGAGCATTGCTAGACGAACAAGCTAAAAAAACCCTATTACGAAAAATCCCCCACGGATTGTATATCTGTGGCGTTAAAGATGGTGAAGAAGTCAACGGCTTTACAGCTAGCTGGGTAATGCAAGGTTCCTTTGCACCTCCCTTAGTCATCAACTGCGTCAAACAAGATTCTAAATCTCATGCCATGATTAAAGCTAGTGGCGTTTTTGCCCTTAGCTTTCTAGAAGCTAGTCAAAAAGACTTGGCGCAGAAATTCTTCAAACCTCAACGCCGAGTGGGAAATAAGTTTGAAGATATCGAATTTTATCTAGCTCCAGAAACAGGTTGCCCCGTTATTACTGATACTTTAGGCTATGTAGAATGCCGGGTCATCGGTGCGACTGAGCATGGAGATCACACCGTATATGTAGGTGAAGTCGTAGGTGCAGCAGTGCATAAAGAAGGAGATCCCTTACTCCTAGAAAGTACTGGTTGGCAATATGGAGGCTGAGGAGATAAAGAGATGAGAAGAGTTTGTTTGCTGTACGAATACTACTCTCTAATATCTAATAATAGATCTCTTGCAAAAGTATTTGAGAAATCGATTACGGTCGCCGCAATTTCGGAGGAGACCTCCGAAATCGCGACCTCCCCTTCCTTCTTCCCTCTTCCTTCTTCCTTGACTCAACTAACAATTCTAGTATTTATGCAAGAGGTCTAATATAAAATCTAGCTGCTGTGGGCTTAACTCCCAAGTCTCAAACAGATAATTGAATTTCACAACAGAAAATCATGCCTTTGATCAAAGTCCAAACCTCTATTTCCACACCAGAAACTAGCCAAATTCAAGAGTTACTCATAAGTCTTTCTGCTAAGTTAGCCAAACACTTAGGGAAGCCAGAATCCTATGTGATGACTGCTTTTGAATCGAATGTTCCCATGACGTTTGCCGGAAGTATTGAACCAGCTTGCTACCTAGAAATCAAAAGTGTTGGCACTATGAGTAATACTCAAACTAAAGCCATGAGTCAAGATTTTTGCCAGCAGATAAATCAAACGCTGAAGGTGCCAATTAATCGAATCTACATAGAATTTGCTGACGCTAAAGGCTATATGTGGGGGTGGAACGGATCGACTTTTGGTTAGGTAATGGGTAATTCCCTCTTCCTTGTTCCTTCTTCCACATACTTTAAAACCCGTGATCGCTATCTATCCTGGCAGTTTCGATCCTATTACCCTAGGTCACCTCGATATCATTCAAAGAGGTTGTAGACTCTTCGATCGCGTTATTGTTGCCGTACTCCGCAACCCTAGCAAAAGCCCTTTATTCACCGTCGAAGAACGTATAGCCCAAATTCGCCAATCGGTACCACATCTCGATAATGTAGAGGTTGATGCTTTTGGCGGATTGACAGTAGAATACGCCAGAATCAAAAATGCTCAAGTAATCCTGCGAGGTTTGCGAGTCCTTTCCGATTTTGAGAAAGAACTGCAAATGGCTCATACTAACAAAACTCTTTCCCAGGAAATTGAAACAGTATTTCTAGCCACCTCTACAGAACATAGTTTCTTGAGCAGTAGTGTCGTCAAAGAAATAGCTAAATTTGGTGGCTCTATAGAGCATCTTGTTCCCTCACACGTCGCCGTGGAGATTTTTCGATGTTACGCCCCCCTTCCGCCCCCCCCAGCATCACATCCATTGCCCCTGACGATGGATTAATCGCCGAAGAAACACAAAATCCAGTAGAGCGAGTAAATTTAGAAATTCAAGCGGAACTAGATCGGCTGGAAGAAATGATCTTGGAGTGTCCCCGCCTACCGATAGTTGGCAAAACCCTAGTTGATGAAGACAAGCTATTAGATACCTTAGATCAAATTCGGCTGAATTTACCAGCAGTTTTTCGGAAAGCTGAAGCCATTACCCATCATAAAGAAGAAATCTTTCGTCAAGCTGAACAGTATGCTAGAGAGATTGTGGAAACTGCCGAAAAGCGGGCTGAAGAAATTTTAGATGAGTTGGGTTTAGTGAGACGGGCGGAATTGGAAGTCCAAGATATTCGCCAGAGAGTGCAGGAAGAATGCGAAAGTTTGCAAAAACAAACCTTATCTGAGATTGCCATGATGCGTTTGCAAGCGCAACAAGAAATTGAGCAAATGCGACAAATAGCGATTGCCGAACGAGAAGATATTCAAAACCAAGCTGATGAATATGCTGATCGCGTTTTAGCTAGTATTGAAGAAAATCTGCAAAGCATTACGGCAGTTGTTCGTGGTGGTAGAGAACAATTACAAGAAGATTTAGGAGAAATTAGAGCTAAGGCTCAAGACAATGAGCGTTTATCTAATCATGCCGCTCAAAATGGTAAAAAATCTCAGCAGAAGTCCAAGCAAAAGAAGAAAACGGCTGAATTACCCGACAAATCCACTGTTAATCCCCATAAAGAAGCTTAATCTCCCATGAGTCCAGTAGAAGTAGAAACAAACAGCTATGATTACGACCTATTCGTCATTGGTGCGGGTTCTGGAGGCTTAGCAGCTTCTAAGCGGGCGGCTAGTTATGGGGCAAAAGTAGCGATCGCCGAAAACGATTTAGTGGGCGGAACTTGTGTAATTCGGGGCTGTATCCCCAAAAAACTGATGGTTTACGCCTCTAAGTTTCCGCACCTAATGGAAGCTGCCCCAGGATACGGCTGGAAAGGCGTCAAAAGCAAATTAAATTGGCA encodes the following:
- a CDS encoding pentapeptide repeat-containing protein, with the translated sequence MAEITAEELRRRYEAGERDFRGLDLTEIELRGKFTNADFTGTNFHFAQLRYCIFEGCDLSGVDFRGIHIEDWLQIKQCIFTGLDLSQAVGGSLIFSEGDLRNVRLRRINLFYGSAVNCNLRGVDLSESSWFNLTG
- a CDS encoding DUF4359 domain-containing protein; translated protein: MKGLVAIALVGLGLVMVVTNPSSDRYADYAVTQIQDSQNSICPSNISIFGTSLQNECKSFINNNSNQIKQVILQTSDRQNILLFSIYKTDLSVSKLIPNIPSNVAPGYEFETIGAFGHFLTYQAEAK
- a CDS encoding sirohydrochlorin chelatase, which translates into the protein MQLPRYKLESRAILGRKILSTNVSSAYLLVSHGSRDRRPQAAIGEIAQKWQQQMETRSHSTNITDFSRVGSATLELNVLPLHLQIKEFGEQAIAAGYETLEILPLFLLPGVHVMEDIPSEVAQAQTLLPSRLKIKLHPYIGAHPQWKQIFAQQIATLDTPTTILFSHGSRRLQGNQPVEELASELGITPAYWSISPTLNEQVAKLANTGYSQIGIQPYFLFPGGITDAIAQTVTDLQAEYPKIHLQLGQIIDSSAILELLSTN
- a CDS encoding DivIVA domain-containing protein produces the protein MLRPPSAPPSITSIAPDDGLIAEETQNPVERVNLEIQAELDRLEEMILECPRLPIVGKTLVDEDKLLDTLDQIRLNLPAVFRKAEAITHHKEEIFRQAEQYAREIVETAEKRAEEILDELGLVRRAELEVQDIRQRVQEECESLQKQTLSEIAMMRLQAQQEIEQMRQIAIAEREDIQNQADEYADRVLASIEENLQSITAVVRGGREQLQEDLGEIRAKAQDNERLSNHAAQNGKKSQQKSKQKKKTAELPDKSTVNPHKEA
- the coaD gene encoding pantetheine-phosphate adenylyltransferase; its protein translation is MIAIYPGSFDPITLGHLDIIQRGCRLFDRVIVAVLRNPSKSPLFTVEERIAQIRQSVPHLDNVEVDAFGGLTVEYARIKNAQVILRGLRVLSDFEKELQMAHTNKTLSQEIETVFLATSTEHSFLSSSVVKEIAKFGGSIEHLVPSHVAVEIFRCYAPLPPPPASHPLPLTMD
- the cobA gene encoding uroporphyrinogen-III C-methyltransferase; the encoded protein is MTTSLKPATQPQISDSATCVGKVYLLGAGPGDPGLMTIKGKGLLECADVVVYDALVSPQILLMINPQAEKIHAGKRKGRHSLLQEETTQLLIEKAQTNAIVVRLKGGDPFVFGRGGEEMLDLVNAGVPVEVIPGITAGIAAPAYAGIPVTHRGYSSSVTFVTGHEAAGKYRPQVEWEAIARGSETIVIYMGVHNLPHITSELLAAGMSVDTPVALIRWGTRPDQEELIGTLETIVAQVEETGFSAPAIAIIGQVVNLHSLLSGQL
- a CDS encoding serine/threonine-protein kinase; its protein translation is MSYCVNYNCVSPQHPGNGLFCKNCGSKLLLKERYRPLKILGEGGFGRTFVAIDEQKPSQPECVVKQLLMTEKNPALLNKIIELFHRESERLDELGKHPQIPDLLAHFSEDRQLYLVQELIIGSTLEDELKKEGCFREEQIRDLLLKLLTILDFIHKNQVVHRDIKPANIMRRNADRELFLIDFGLAKIIPPTALMKTGTIVGTPEYVAPEQLQGKAIPSSDLYSLGITCIYLMTGISPFQLFDINEHSWVWQHYLPPQTKVSDRLTNILNRLLQPAVKYRYESAEAVLEALNRNPKTSSSTPLKQTNIITPATPKAKTKKGIKLEEVAIDLFKKHVLNLSTNEIVSSQGIDYTKLQNLLARGKWEKADEETQLIMCAAANKSLGKFLLIGDLEKLPLEDLEIIDRLWLKYSKNKFGFTIQSEIYAQVDQDYPSFCAQVGWPVHNPHFLDASLHFNLQAPTGHLPSRRWIGGSQWWCHAEVMAARLVAS
- a CDS encoding phenylpyruvate tautomerase MIF-related protein; its protein translation is MPLIKVQTSISTPETSQIQELLISLSAKLAKHLGKPESYVMTAFESNVPMTFAGSIEPACYLEIKSVGTMSNTQTKAMSQDFCQQINQTLKVPINRIYIEFADAKGYMWGWNGSTFG
- a CDS encoding flavin reductase family protein, which translates into the protein MLDEQAKKTLLRKIPHGLYICGVKDGEEVNGFTASWVMQGSFAPPLVINCVKQDSKSHAMIKASGVFALSFLEASQKDLAQKFFKPQRRVGNKFEDIEFYLAPETGCPVITDTLGYVECRVIGATEHGDHTVYVGEVVGAAVHKEGDPLLLESTGWQYGG
- a CDS encoding prohibitin family protein, with protein sequence MIKIKHMSKDLKLAIAGVLLILFFFFLNPIVSVGPGERGVVTHFGAVDLKPFAEGLHVIVPIRDRVVLLDVKVQKHEVPAKGSTKDLQDLKAVFAVNFALQPDLIARTYQQQGNLGEIVERIVAPQTQESFKTAVAQFTAEESIIKRPQLKQNFDDILSDRLVKYGIEIYDTSIVDILFSTEFAQAVERKQVAEQESQRAVYIAEKAQQEAQGRINQAKGEAEAQRLLQQSLNKEILRKQELDNQRIAIEKWDGKLPNVNSGAIPFLNLQPEEKEEK
- a CDS encoding SRPBCC family protein, which translates into the protein MSAIAQPPINHQQRLALLAGEIFLETQAHTDWGGALTAKMFLPVERSLVWQRLVDFPQWVQYFPDLVYSQIITNTAKSGYTYRRLYQVAKKSFLFLAVEVEIYLQVREILGEELAFSLEKGSFKDFNANLKVKDWEKGTLLTYSVAATPTIPVPSILIQQAMQLDLPQNLRNMRRVISQVNSR
- a CDS encoding photosystem II S4 domain protein; translation: MLPREELLKGVENRETIARIIDLAEIAFKTWEIEVSDFLSPPELAEVERQFKRLGEVQLVAFGGYPQAERQRVAIARAELPLDSSQVPLAALEVAGNFLFDPASHRDFLGAMLGCGIVREKTGDIIVLGESGAQVIVVPEMVEFLQTFLKQVRSVPVNATLITLTELKVREPRKKELTTVEASLRLDAVASAGFGTSRSKMVDLIDSGDVRVNWKDISQASYTLKSGDLIAIRGKGRLEVGEIMVTKKERYRVQLTRFI